The following DNA comes from Pseudodesulfovibrio alkaliphilus.
TTGATGGCGGAGTCGCCAATGCGACTTGTGAGATAGGCTTGGGCTTGAAAGAAAAGTGGAAGTCCTGAGCCGTCATCAAGGTCTTCCGGCACAATATCGCGTTTCACAAGTTCCTTCATTAGCGTCTTGCAGATACTTGTTACGAGTGTTGCACGGCGTTCATATTCAATTGTTGTCGATACCTCGAAAAGATACGCATCGAGCTGACCTGCTATTGCACAAGATTGGAAGACATGGTGGATCCACTTCCAGTAAGGGGCGTAGTCGTGGTCCATGACTATGGCGAGTGCCATCACCGCATGTTGAAAATTACCAATCGCAATTTCTGAGGCGATGGGGTCCTTCCGCTTGGCTAGCCTCCAGCAGAAATTGTATTCTCCATAGTGGGCGACATCATAGCAAAGCTGCGCCATACGGAGAAACCAGATATCCTCTGGATAGTTACGGAGCTTTGCCTGTATATCTCCCAGTATTCCCTTGGGGTCATAAAAGACTGCGCCGTGGCGGATGTAGTGGAGATGCGATTCAAGATTCGCCAGCGCGTTCCTGCAGCAGACCCAATCATCCAAAGACTCAGGCAGTCTGTGGTTGGTAAAAAAACTGCCAAAGTATTCACAGGCGGTATGCACTTGTATGGATGGCGTAAACTGAAAACGGTTTCGAACACCACTCCACTCGGCTGGGGCTGCGTTTCTCATTTCGGATTGCAGGGATTCGTTTGATATGCCGTCCTCATCGACGCGGAACACGTCAAAACGAGGCCCCCAACCATGATCGCGGGATAATGCGTCATCCGCGCAGAGAACGTCCGAACCGCTGAAGAGACCGACGCCGATGTTGCTGAGCAGGTCGGCATACCGGGAAGCAAGCCAGGAACGACCCCATTCAGTCCAGTACTCTCTCGCGATATCCAGACCTTTTCCTGGTGCTGGGATGGTCATATGAGCCTTTGGATCTGACATGAATCTTCACCTGTCTGCCCACGGGGCAATCAATTGTTCTCAGAGGTCACAGTGGGGTCACATCAGGGGCAGCACCCCATGGTCCTGCCCAGCTTCGCTCCACCTCTTGAAGTGCCCCCCGGTTTCTGGCGAGAAAGGATTCAATGAGCCACTTGCGCTCGATTCAGGCGATGATTGTTACCAGACAAAGGCTTGCCTGAAAAGCCGGGCTGCCTGGACAGCATGCCTTGTTGGTTTTGCACGCAGGAAACTGATAACCCAGAGGAGTTATCTGGTTCAGCCCTATAAAAATCCGAGTGCCCGGCAAGAATAAAAGGCAAGACAGCCGCATACTGACAATACGCGAGGTTTGCCTTTTTTGAAGCAACGAAACGCTAGGACCTTTGCCAACGACCTGAGCCCCGGAATATTTGATTCCGGGGCTGTTCCCATGGTCCGGCCGCAGCCTTTCCGCAAGTCCGAATCAGTATTCGGCCGAGTCCAGTTCCACGCCCAGCCGCTCCCATTGGGTTTTGGCCGCAGCCTCGGCCCGAGCCACCATGTCCTGCTCCCATGGTTCCAGGATCAAGGTCTCGGCCACCAACTGCCAAAGGTATTTCACTTCGTATTTGTAGTCCGTGTAGTACTTGGGAATGCGCTTCATGATCTGGTCCCGGCAGTTGGAGCAGCCGACCACGACCACATCCGCGCCGCTGCGCTTGATCTGGTCGTACTTGTGTCGGCCATGCCAGGCGGACTCGTCCTCAAAGGGCATGGGCCACATGCCCCCACCTCCGCCGCAGCAATAGTTGAGGCCCCGACCCGGCGACATCTCGACAAAGTCGTCCACGCACTGCCTCACAATCCAGCGAGGCTCGTCGTAATACCCCTTGCCGAAGTGGCGGGCCAACTCGCGACCATGCTTACAGGAGTCGTGCCAAGTGAACCGTTTGCCCGCATTGACCGACTTATCGAGCTTGATACGGCCCTCGCGAATGACCTGCATCAGGTAGTCGTAGAGGTAGATGAATCCAACCTCGTTGTTGGGGTCCTCCAGCACACAGGTGTCCATCCCCTTGCGGCAGCCATAGGACCCACCGCCGCAGTCGGGCATGATCATGCGCTCGATATTGTACTGCTTCATATAGTCGATCTTACGCTTGGCCAGTTTTTTGTTGCCCTCGTAATTGCCGGTGAAAAGGGCCCAGTCCACAGCCTCCCATCCTTCGGAGGGCACGGTCCAGTCCTCCCGGGCCGCGTAGAAAACCCGCCACCACCAGAACTGGTCCTCGAAGTCGCCGTAAACTTCCTTGGAATTGGGAAAAAACAGAACCTTGGCGTCCTGCTTATCCACCGGAACAAAGAAGCCGGGACACTCCTCGGCCATCTCCACGCCCAACTCGGCCATGCCCAAGAGATACTCCTCCCTGGAGATGGCGAGATTGTTGCCGGTCTCAAGATTATTCGCCATGCCCTTATGCAATGATCCTGGCACTTTGTCGCGTTCGCGCAGACTCTTCATGTGGGCCATGACCGCCGGGATGTCGATACCCATGGGGCAGGAATAGGCGCATCGTCCGCAGCCAGTGCACAGCCACGGAAAGTTGGAGCCCACAACCTCGTCCACCATCCCGTAGGCGAGCATGCGCATGACCTTGCGCGTGTCCCACCCCTCCATGCCGGGTGTGCCTGTGACCGGACAGCCGTTTGAGCACGTCCCGCAGATCATGCAGGCACTGAAGTCGAATCGGTTCAAAAAGTCGCGCACCGCGGCGTCCATCGGCTTGGGTATGACCATATCCATGATCCGCTCCTTGTGATGCGCCGCCTCCCCTGCCCCGTCGGAGCAGGGGGAGCGGCGGGCAGGCTATGCAGTGGCCTCGGTATGCACGACCTGTCCGGCCTGGTCGTACATAAGGCCGCAGCGCAGGTCGAAGTGACGGTTGACGCTCATGGTCGGGCATGCTCCGTTGAGAGCCACCTGGACCACAGTGGAACCCAAAAACGCCTTTTCCGGGTCCATCTCCTTGGAGTGGTGGGCCATGATTATCAGATCGGCCCGCTTTTGCTGCGCCATGCGCAAGATTTCCATGGGCGGCTGGCCGTGGCAGACCCCGAAGGAACAATCGGAAACGCCGTCCAGACGCGGCCCGTATTCGTTGACAAGACGGGCCTCCACATCCCCCGCGCTCACGCCGGGCTCGACCACGTGCATGACCGTCAGGTTCGCCTTATATTGGCGGGCCATCTGGCCCCCATAGTTCACGGCGCACTCGGCCTGGTCCGAAAAGTCCGTGGCCACAAGGATATTCCCAAACAACGGGTCCTTGCAGGCCATGTCCTTGTGTACGATCATGACCGGGCAGCGCGCCTTCTGACTGACGCGCTCAAGAGTGCTGCCCGCCATGCCCCACATCTTGGAGCGCTTCTCTTCATATTCCTTGGTGTGCGGCCCCATGACGATGAGGTCGGTATTCTTCTTGCGGGCCAAACGCAGTATCTCGGCATGGGGGATGCCCGGAATGACGTTGATCTGGTACTGCGCGATGCCACTGAGGATGTCGCCGTACATCTCCTGAATCTGCCCCTTGATCCGCTCGGTTTCGCCCGAGGGCTCAAGGTGCTCCATGGAACCCCACCCCTGGGCCATTCCCGCCACGTGGGCCAGGTAAAGCTTTGCCTCGAACTTCTTGGCGAACTCAGCTGCCGCAATGACCGCGCACTTGTCCACGCCAGAAGGCGTGACACCGACGATGATGTCCTTAAACATGATTCCCTCCCTTGTTGAGGTTGTTCATCTTTCCAGTCCGTGCCTGGTCCGGTATGCTCTGTTCTGCCCCGGCCGCCCGGCCCGGCTCGGCGCCTTCGGCCTGGAGCGTGACGCTCCAGGCCCGGGTTTCAATGCCGCGCCTGGCTCCAGCGTTCAGTGTCAGGTTCTTGCCAAGCTGCACCTCCGACTCGCCAAGCCCCATGGCAAGCCCCATGATCTGCGTCAGATAGAGCACCGGAATCCGGCGGCCTCCTGCCTTGACCGCGTCTCCCTGGTAGGCTTCGAGATTCATCTGGCACAGCGGGCATACCGTGACCACGGCGTCGGCACCGGCGGCCTGGTCGAGAATGGCGGCCACGGAGCGTAGCGCCACATCGCGATGGCCGACCATGAGCGAAGCGCCGCAGCAACGGTTGCCGCACTCCCATTCATGCACCTCGCCGCCCATGGCCCGGATGATCGGCTCCATGGACGTCGGTCTGCCCGGCGAGTCGAACACGGCATAGGGCCTGAGAATCTGACAACCGTAATAGGGGGCCAACTTCATGCCCTCCAGGCTGCGGGTCACCTTCTGGGCCATGATCCCCGCGCCCACGTCGTTGAGGAGCACATCCAGCAGATGGCGCACCGGCACACCGCCCCGGTAGGTCAGGCCGGATGCGGCCAGCACTTCGTTGACTTGGCCGTGCAGATGTCTCTCGCCCACCACCTCGCGGTTGACCTTGAGCAGGTTGAGATAGCAGGCGCTGCACGGGGCGAGAATGTCCATGCCCGGCAGCGCATCCTGGGCGATGGCCAAGTTGCGGGCGGGCAAGGCATAGTTCATCAGCTTGCTCACCGGCTCGGCCGCACTCGCTCCGCAGCAAGTCCAGTCAGGAATCTCGACCAGCTCCGCGCCCAGCCGGACCATGACCGCCCGGACCGAAACATCGAACTCGCGTGCGCTTTCCATGAGCGAGCAACCTGGGTAATATGCGTACTTCATGATCCCGCCTCCATCTGTCTGGCCTTGGCAAACATGGGGCCGAGCCTTCCTCGCTGGGCGCGGCTTGGCAGATGCAGCTTGCCCTTGCCGAGCATCCTGAGCCCAAGCGGCAGAAACGCCATTGGCAATCTCGGGTCCATACGCCGTAGAAAGTACCCCTGCATCATGCTTGCCTCCTGGAGCCGCCCGTTGGCCTCCACATCGCTCATGAACGCCTCGTAGAATGCTCCGTTGCGTCTTGCCTGCCTCGCCCCGTCGAGCCGGGCCAACCGCTTGAGCGCCCCCATGGCCGATGTCAGCCTGAGGCCCCGCGGGCAACGCAGGGTGCACATGTAGCACGACGAGCAGAGCCAAAATGTCCGACTCTTGAGGATATCATCGATCATGCCGAACTGGACCATCCGCCACATGCGGCGCGGGGTAACGTCCATGGCGTACCAGTTGGGGCAGGAGGCGGTGCAGGTGCCGCACTGCATGCACGCCCCCACCATGTCCCGCAGCTCGGTCAGCGCGATACGGGTTTCATCTCCTTCCGGGCTCCATGTCCTTGTGATCGTTTCGCTCATGGCTCACCATCCTTGGCTATGCCGGTTCTTCCAGGGCTGCGTCGATAACCGCCATCATCGGCCCGTCGTGGAAGCCCCGGAGTATGGTCGCGCTGTTGGGGCACACGGCCGCGCATGCCCCGCACCCCTGACAGAGCAGTTCGTCCACGGCTATGCGCCCGGCGTCCATGTCCAGAGAACGAGCGCCATAGGGACAGGCAGTCACGCACGCCTGGCACAGGGAACAAAGGGAGTGGCGCACCTGGGCCACCACGGTTTCCCGGGTGATTCTCTCGGCGTTGAGAATGCGCAGGGCGCGCTGTCCCGCCGCCTTGGCCGAGGCAATGGTCTCGTCCATGCGCCGGGGAGAATGGGCCACGCCGCACATGTAGATGCCCTGCTTGAGAAAATCCACGGGACGCCACTTGAAATCGGCCTCGCGGTAGAATCCGTCTCCATCCACCTCGACGCCGAATATTTCGAGCAACTCCTCCACGTCGTTGGGTTCCAGGCCGCTTGACAGGGAGACCATATCCGGCCGAAAACGGACCTCGGCCCCCAGCACAGGGTCGCGTCCCGTGACCACTGGCCCGTCTTCCTCGAATGTCACGGCGGGCCTGGATTCGTCATCGTAGCGAATGAAGATGGCCCCGACCTTGCGCGCCTGCGTGTAATAGGTCTCAAGAAATCCCTGGGCCATGATGTCGCGGTAAAAGACGTAGACAGGCAGGTCAGGGTTGCGCTGCTTGAGGGTGAGGACATTCTTGAGCATTTCCGGGCAACAGACCCGGCTGCAATATTTCCTGTCGTCGTCCGGGGCGCGCCAGCACTGGATCATGACAACGGAGCCCAGAGCCCCGGCGTCGATGGCGCCTGTGGCCAGCCCTTCCTCCAGTCCCAAATGGGTCATGACCGACTTGTGGACGCACAGGCCGCTTTCATAGACCTTGGCCTCGTGGCCGCCGGTAGCCAGGACGGTCACTCCGTGCTCCAGGGGAAACACCCCCTGTGGGCTGGCAATGGCCGATCGGAACCTGCCGGCGCTGCCGCGCGAAAGCACCACTCGCGAATCCTTGAAAACCTTGATGTTCGGATGCTTCTGCACCTGTCCGATCAACTCCTCCATGAATTTTCGCGGGTCCGAGCCGTCGAGCTGGGTGTGCAGACGCATGGCCAGGCCCCCGAGTTCCTCTTCGGATTCCACGAGACAGACGCCATACCCCTGATCCGCAATGGTCATGGACGCAGTCATCCCGGCCAGTCCGCCGCCGACCACCAGCGCAGAGCGTGCCACATCCACCATGACTGACGGGGGTACCGGGTCCGCCCCCTGGAGCCTGGCCACGGCAGTGGCCAGGGCCGCATAGATATCCTTTTCTGCCTTGACCTTCCGGGCCTGGGCTTCTGTATCGTCTGTCAGGTCAAGCCCGAAGGTGGGTGTATAGATGTCCACCACATCCATGAGGGCGGGATTGAGCCCGATGGTCCGTCCGAGTTCCTTGAGGCGGGGAATATAGGCATAAGGCATGCAGGCTCCGATCAACACCCGGTTGGGTCCGAATTCGGACACGCCCTCCCTGATCTCGTTCCAGCCCGCTTCGGTACAGGCGCTCCGCACGGGCATGACCCGGCATACGGAGTGGACATCGGCCATCCGCGCACTCAGCGCCTCCAGGTCCACCGCCTGCCCGAGGGTGGGGCAGGAGGCGCACACGGCCACAAAGGTCCGGGGCGGCTCCCTGGAGACGTCCGGATAAGACGGCTCCGGCTCGCCGCCGATACCGGCCAGCACATCGTAGACCTTGATGATCCGCGATGCAGCCGAGGCAGCGGCGCCAGCCTGAATGACCGACTCCGAAATGTCCCTTGGCTCGCCGAAGGCCCCGGCTGAAAACACGCCGACGCGGCTGGTCCGCTCCGGGGCGTAGGGCTGGGTCTGGACAAACCCCCACTCGTTGAGGTCGATATCCGTGGTCAGGGCGAACCTCTCCATGCCGTGCGGCGGGCGGGCCCCGGCGGCCAGAACCACCATGTCGTAGTGTTCTGCCACCAACTCGCCCTCGTCGGTCATGAATTCAATCTTCAGCCCGCCGTCTCCGTTATCGGGCACCACCGAATGGGGCCTGCTGCGCACGAAACGAACGCCCTCCTCGGTCTCGGCGCGGTTGCGGTACCGCTGGTATCCCTTGCCTGTGGTCCGCATATCCATGTAGAAAATGGTGGTCTCCAGGTCGCCGTCTGCGGCCTGTCTGGCCAGAACGGCCTCCTTGATGGAGAACATGCAGCACACCGCCGAACAGAAGTCCGCCCCCTTTTGCACGTCGCGGGAGCCCACGCACTGTATCCATGCTATACTGCGCACAGGGGCGTTATCGCCCGGCCTGAGCAGCCTGCCTCCGGTGGGGCCGGTGTGGCTCATCAGCCGCTCGAACTCCACTGCGGTCAGCACGCCAGGATGGTCGTAACACCACACGTCCTGCCCTCCTTCCGGGTCCATGGACGGGGTGTAGCACTCGAATCCGCCGGCCAGAACCACGGCACCGACCTCAAGCTCCTCCACCGTGTCCGACATGATGCGCATGTAGAGCTTGTCGAGCCAGGGGACGAAACGCTTGGCGAAGAGGGGCTTGATCAAATATTCCCGGGCACCCTGCATGACCAGGTCTGCCCCTTGTTCCTCTTGTCCCGGATCAACCATAATCACCACGGGCATATCCGGCCGCAGCTCGTGACAGCGGGCAAGCAGGCGATCGGCGGCCATGTCGGCGAGATTCGTACCTGCCAGCACCAACCCTGTGCCCATGTCCGCGGCGAGCATGTCCAAGGCATCGCTGCCCGAAGCGGCGAAACGCAGGGAGAAGTTCTCCTCGCCCAGGCTCTGGCTGACCACGGCCGCTGTTTCCTGGTCGCCATCCACCACCAGGATGTTGAAATCCTTGCGCTCTTCGAACTTGAAGTCAATGGCCCCGGTGGGGCACGCCTCATGGCATTTCCAGCAGCGCTGACAGTTTTCGAGATCAACCACGTAGTGATTGGGGATGGCGTGGGGTACCGGCAGGTGTACGGCAGCCCGCATGGTCAGCCCGGCGTTATATTCGCTGGGGACGCGAACGGGACAGACCTCTGAACAAAGACCGCAGCTGACGCACTTAGCCGGATCGATCAACGGGGACTTGCGGTTCAAAGAGACGAAGAACTTGCCCGGTTCGCCCTCCAGGGAGGTCAGCTCGGTGGAAAGCATGATGTCGATGTTGTCGTGAAAAAGTCCCTTGCGCAGACAGAACTGGCTCGATGAGTCGCGAGCCATGAGCGGCAGCATCTTGCACATGCCGCAGTGGTCCGAGGGAAACTGGTGGTCCAGCTGACTTAAGATGCCACCGTGATTGGGCCGCCTGTCGATGAGGGCCACCTTGTGGCCGGTGACGGCGAGGTCCAGGGCGGCCCTGATGCCTCCGATACCGGCCCCGACCACCAATGCGCCATATTGCTTTCTCATACTGTCCTCCCAATAATCATGCTCCGGCCTGGACCGGAGAGCGGCCCCGGAATCAGGCCATGTGCGACACCGCCTCCTGGAACTCGTCCTCCTTGAACACCGAAAGCGGCGGCGGCTCCTGAAGGCTGCGCCCCGGTTCGTAGCCAAAGCTCTCCTGAGTCCGCGCCGCGACGGTTCGGAACAGTTCCATGACCGGGATGTCGTTAGGGCAGGCGTTGGAACACTGCCCGCAGCCCACGCAGGCCATGCTCATGTGCGCCATGCGGGTGAGATGGAAAAAGATGGTGTCCGTGGGCAGCTTGAGGCTGCCCTTACGCTTGGCCCACTCCACATACTGCCAGGGCTTGTGCTCGAAAACGTCGGTGTTGAAGACGCATTCCTTGCAATAGCAAACCGGACAGGCCACCCGACAGTTGTAACAGTTGACGCAGCCGCTGAGGTACTCGGAAAGATCGGTCAGGGTTCCCGTCACCGCCTTGGTCCTCTCGATCATGGCGTCGCGATAGGCGGTTCTGGCCTCCACCAGGGAGGCCAGAGCCGTGTCGCGCCCGTTGGAAGACTGGATCTCCTGCAACCCCAGAGCACTGAGCAGGGCCTCTCCCCGAGCGCTGTCGGCCATGGCAGGAATACTCTCGCGCAGATCAGCCCCGGCCACGCCCACAACGATGTCCGCATTGGTCGGCGAGGGGTGCTCGCAGGCCATGCAGGCGGTGGCGATCCCAACCCCGTCGGCAGCCGCGTCCGCCCCGGCCAGGCCATGGAAGCCGAGAGTGGCCTCAAGCGGGTCCCGATCGCCCAGGAACAGCCTGTAGTTGGCGTTGTCGTATGCCCCCAGACAGTCCATGCCGATCAGAACGACATTGTCGAAGCTGCCTTGGTTGAGCTTGACCAACTCGACAAAAGCCCGGATCTCACAGGGGCGCATGACCGCCGCGATGCGCTCGCCTGCCTGGCCCCGCGTCAGGCGCGACAGGAGTTTGGCGCTGCTCATTGGAAAGGCCGGAGCAAGCGGGTCCGCGCCCAAGAGTTGCTCCGGATCGGTCACCAGGGTGGGCATGGGCATGCCCCTGCCGAAATGATGGACAGGCACCAGGACGCCGCCGACGGCCCCGTCGGCCATTAGCCCCTTCAGAAACCCCTGCAGGGCCAGGATCGGATTGTTCCCTTCCACCCGTATCTTTGCTGTGGTCGCCATGACGTCCCCCTCCTGCCAGTTAGACCACGGCCATGGAACGCGCTTCCATGGGACCGAGTTCCCTGATCTCGTTGATGAAATGGTTCACCGTGGCCGCAAATTCGTTGCCCTCGCTGGCTCCCACCCAGGTCAGCTTGACCCGGCCCTTGTCAATGCCGAACTGAGGCAGGATTTCGTTTAAGAGCTTGATTCTGCGCCGGGCCTTGTAGTTGCCGTTAATATAGTGACAGTCACCGGGATGGCAGCCGCTGACCAGCACGCCGTCCGCGCCGGAGAGCAGGGATTTGACAATGTACTTGGGGTCCACCATGCCGGTGCACATCATCCGTACCAGCCGCAGGTTGGGCTGCTGAAGCATGCGCGAGGTTCCGGCAAGGTCTGCCGCGGTGTAGGTGCACCAGTTGCAGACAAAGGCCAGAATGGTCGGCTCGAACTCGGTGTGCATGACTGCCTCCTAAGCGTGTTCGCCCGTTTGGGCGTGAGGTTGCATCGCATGTTCCGCCCCAGCGTGAGCCGGAGTGGCGGCGGGCATCATGCCCAGCAGCCCGTCGATCTCGTCGAAGAGCTGGTTTTCCGTAAAATGTTTGATCTGGGCCGCTCCGCTCGGGCAGTATCCGGCGCAGCTGCCGCACCCTTTGCACATGGCCTCGTTGATGACCGACACCTGACGGCGCTCGTCGAACTCAATGGCCGAGTAGGCGCACAGGTCAATGCACACCTTGCAGCCGATGCAGATGTCCGGGTTGATCCACGAGGTGGTCGGAGAGATGGAAACCTTGCCCCTGGCTGCCAGAGCCAGGGCCTGAGCCGCCCCGCCCGAGGCATGGGATACCGCGTCCGGGATGTCCTTTGGCCCCTGGCAGGCCCCGGCCAGAAACACGCCGTCCGTGGCCGTGGAGACCGGCCCGAGCTTGGGATGCTCCTCAAGGAAGAATCCATCCTGTCCCTGGGCCACTCCGAAGACGCGGGCCACCTCGGCCATGTCCGCCCGGGGCTCCATGGCTGTGCAAAGCACCACCATGTCCACCGGCACACGCACATTCATGCCGAGCAAGGTATCCTCGCCGACCACCACCAGTCTGCCGTTCTCCTGCACTATCTCGGCGGGACGGCCACGGATGAAGGTGACTCCCTCCTCCTGGACCCTCTTGTAGAACTCCTCGTACCCCTTCCCGAAGCAGCGCATGTCTATGTAGAAGTTGTAGACTTTCGCATGGTGGCCCACCTTGTCCTTGATCAGGTGGTCGTACTTGAGGGCGTACATGCAGCAGGTGCGCGAACAGTATTCGTGATAGTTCCTGTCGCGACTCCCCACGCAGTGGATGATGGCCACGCTCTCTGGGGATTCCCCGTTCTTCATGACGATCCTGCCGCCCGTGGGCCCCACGGCGTTGTTCAGCCGTTCGAACTGCAACGCGGTGTAGACCTCGTCAAAACGGCCGAACCCGTATTCGGTCATGGGCGTCGGATCCATGGCGTCATACCCCGTGGCCAGGACAATGCTGCCCACATGAAAAACCTCCCGGCTCTCCCGCATGGCGTAGTCTATGGCCCCGGTGGGACATACCTGCTGGCACAAACCGCACTTGTCTTTGGTGATCTTGCGACAGATGGCGCCGTCGATGACAGGAGTGTTGGGCACGGCCTGAGGCGAGTTGCGGTAGATGGCCTTGCGCATGCCAAGCCCCTCGTTGAATTCGTTGGGCGCCTTGGTCGGGCACTTTTCCAGGCACGCCCCGCAGCCTGTGCAGATGTCCGCGTTGATGTAACGCGGCCGATGCAGGACTGTGACCGTGTAGTTGCCCACAAACCCGGATACGTCCACCACCTCGCTCCAGGTCATCAGGTTGATGTTTGGCTCCTGGGAGACGGCCACCATCTTGGGGGTCGAGATGCAGGCCGCGCAGTCGAGGGTTGGAAATGTCTTGTCGAACTGGGCCATGTGCCCGCCGATGGAGGGCGATTTTTCCACCAGATGCACCCGGTGGCCGGACTTGGCGATATCGAGGGCGGCCTGGATGCCCGCAATGCCCGCACCCACGACCATGACGTCGGGCAACACGTCCACCTCACGCGAGAACAGCTCCTGGTGCCTGCCCACCCGCTCCACGGCGGCTTCCACGATGTGCTTTGCCTTGGCCGTGGCCTCTGCCGGGTCTGCGGTGATCCACGAGCAGTGCTCGCGGATGCAGGCGTGCTGCATCAGATAAGGGTTGAGCCCTCCCCTGGCGCATGCTTTCTGAAACGTCTTCTCGTGCAGACGGGGCGAACAGGACGCCACCACCACCCGGTTCAGACCGTGTTCGCCGATGTCCCTGATGATCATCTCCTGACCGGGATCGGAACACATGAACTGATAATCGCGAGATACCGCCACGTTCCTGATCCGCCCCGCATACTCGGCGACATCGGCGCAATCGACCTTGCCCGCAATGTTCGAGCCGCAATGACACACGTACACGCCGATCTTCTCAGCCATGGCCCGCCCCTCCTCGCATGGTCAGCGAATGGTTTTGCCGTTGTTCAACTCCAGGGTCAGCTCGCCCACAAGCCGCTTGAGTTTTTCATTCTCCGCGGCCAAGTCGGCCTCGGACTGGGGACCGGGCTGCCTTTCAAAGACTTGGTGGCAGTTTTCAAGAAAATGTCCCCGCCACTTGTAGTACTGCCCGGGACGAAGATCGTGCGCCCGGCAAAGGTCATTGACGCATCCTCCGGTAAGCCCCTCCAGCACGATCCTCGCCTTTGTCTTGGAATCCCATTTGCGCTTCATCCGCCATACCTCCTTGCCAATATCCCCTGCGTCCCGTGTTTCCGGTCTCCACCAAGGAGAGCAAGGGAGTGCCCCATCATGCAGGCGGCCGTGCTTCCAAAGATCCAAGCCATGCCAACCTCCCAAGGTCAAAGGGCAAATCGCACAGCACTGTTCCGTCTGCCAGCGCATCCGAGGTGTCTCATACTCTCAAGAACAAGTTGTGTGCCGAAACGGACATCTGCAGGAATATTCGGTGAATGCCAGAGAGAGTCGAGCCCCTGGGCTGATTTTCGGTTGGCAAATTCAGGCGGTTTTGTCTTGTTTTGCTGGACGAATATCGTTCGGCAAGAAAGCCGATCCTGAACAAGAGAGTCCGGGACGCACAAGAACGCGTAAAATGAAGACGATGAGACGGCACGGACTCTCTTCGCCCCATGGCTTCGGGATGGCGGCTCAAGTCGCACCGGACAGGACAAATGCTCGCGCCGCTGACACCTTTTTCTTTTTTTTTCCCATGAATCCGGCAGCTAGGCGCATTGAACAAGAACGCACAATTGTGATATGCTCTGTGCGGAAATACCCTGGGGGGGGAATGTCCGAGACAGACATCCTGATCATTGACGGCGACGTCGGCTACACCGCCAAACTGTGCGAAGATCTCGCCAGACATGGCGTGTCCGCCGTCTGTTGCAACTCCCTTGCCCGGGCCATGGGAATGTTGCACACCGGAAACTATCGGGTGGTCCTGCTCGGCGACGACCTTCCAGACAAGGGGATAGACGCCCTGGCGGCCATTCGCGAAATCCCGTCCTTTCCCGAAGTCATCCTCGTCTCACGCAACAGGGACCCGGACGTGGCGGAACGATGTATTCGCGAAGGCGCTTGGGACTATCTGCTCAAGCCGCCCAACATCCAGCGCTTGTTTGTGCTTGTCG
Coding sequences within:
- a CDS encoding CoB--CoM heterodisulfide reductase iron-sulfur subunit A family protein produces the protein MAEKIGVYVCHCGSNIAGKVDCADVAEYAGRIRNVAVSRDYQFMCSDPGQEMIIRDIGEHGLNRVVVASCSPRLHEKTFQKACARGGLNPYLMQHACIREHCSWITADPAEATAKAKHIVEAAVERVGRHQELFSREVDVLPDVMVVGAGIAGIQAALDIAKSGHRVHLVEKSPSIGGHMAQFDKTFPTLDCAACISTPKMVAVSQEPNINLMTWSEVVDVSGFVGNYTVTVLHRPRYINADICTGCGACLEKCPTKAPNEFNEGLGMRKAIYRNSPQAVPNTPVIDGAICRKITKDKCGLCQQVCPTGAIDYAMRESREVFHVGSIVLATGYDAMDPTPMTEYGFGRFDEVYTALQFERLNNAVGPTGGRIVMKNGESPESVAIIHCVGSRDRNYHEYCSRTCCMYALKYDHLIKDKVGHHAKVYNFYIDMRCFGKGYEEFYKRVQEEGVTFIRGRPAEIVQENGRLVVVGEDTLLGMNVRVPVDMVVLCTAMEPRADMAEVARVFGVAQGQDGFFLEEHPKLGPVSTATDGVFLAGACQGPKDIPDAVSHASGGAAQALALAARGKVSISPTTSWINPDICIGCKVCIDLCAYSAIEFDERRQVSVINEAMCKGCGSCAGYCPSGAAQIKHFTENQLFDEIDGLLGMMPAATPAHAGAEHAMQPHAQTGEHA
- a CDS encoding transposase; translated protein: MKRKWDSKTKARIVLEGLTGGCVNDLCRAHDLRPGQYYKWRGHFLENCHQVFERQPGPQSEADLAAENEKLKRLVGELTLELNNGKTIR